In Chitinophagaceae bacterium C216, the genomic stretch CCCCAGAAAGGATGCAGGAATATATTGTCCAGCCTTTCTGTCATTCTGGATTGCTTTTGCGGATCGGGGAAGGTTACCGCCACATTCAGTATATGATTGATTCTTGTATAACGTTGTAGAATCTCTTCGGCCTGTGTGCGTGTGGGGTTGAACTGATAATCTTTTTCTGTTTGTTCAATCTGCTCTTGAACATCATTGTTCAGTGCAAAGGTTTCATGATTGATAAGGTAATGTACGGCTTCGTACTCGCCCACTCCGGGCAAAATTTGCTGAACTCGCCTTATGGCTTCAGGGGCCAAAGAGGAGACATCAATAAAGTTGCGAGGTGTGGGTTTGTATAGATTGCCCGAAACCAGCTCTATTGCTTTTTTTAAGGCATCAATTCCTTTATTCTTGCGCGGATTTACCGCCACAACCGGCACACCCAGCTCCCGCTCCATTTCATTAATATCGATTTGTATACCCTTTTTGCGGGCGATGTCGGTCATGGTTAATGCAACAACTACCGGACGTTTCAAGTCGATAATTTGGGTGCAAAACAGGAGGTTCCTTTTCAAGCTGCTCGCATCGGCCACAGCCACAATTACATCGGGATGGATGTGTGGGTCTTGTCCAATAATCACTTTGTATGCCACCTCTTCATCCAAACGACGTGGATACAAGCTATAGGTTCCCGGCAGGTCAATAACCGTAGCAGCGCGATTACCAATTTTGGTGATGCCCGTTTTTTTATCAACTGTAACACCCGGAAAGTTGCCCACTTTCTGGTTAAGTCCGGTAAGCGCATTGAATAGCGAAGTTTTGCCGCTATTGGGATTTCCTGCTAAAGCGATATGTAAGTTTATAGTCTTCAAGATGTAAAATCGCAAAAATAACCGACTTAAGGGTAATAATGTTTACGAATTACGGAGAATTATGCAAATTAAGTCCCTCCGCCCGTGTATTTGTTCTAACTTTACCTCAAAATTCGCTCGCAAAATAATACAAGAATGGCCAGCGTGAAATTAGAGTTAGATACCCAGAACATCATTGACAGTTTTTTTGACGAAACAAAGCTGTTAGGTATAGTAACTACCGTAAAGGATTACCGTTTTTGCTGGAACCTCAACAATATGCTGGGCCTTAATTTTCGCATCAATCACGATATAGAAATAAAGCTGGTAAGAAAAAAACGAACCTATTTCTTCTCTGTATACGAATATCGCGAGCCCCATAGTGCACTGTGCCATTATCTGTACAATAATTTATATGACGGAGAGTACTTGTTGCCGGAGTTTAAAAATCTGGATTTTTTGTGGCTGATGAAGAACGATACGGTAACAGAGGACTATCTAGATCAGATAAAAATCATGCTTCGCAGCATTCCGGGAGTACAGCTGGTAACTGAGCTTACCAATGAAAAAATCAAAAACAAAGAATATCTTATCTTTTAAAAATCATCATCATGTGGCAGGAGCAAAACAATAAGCTGTTTAAAAAATTTACTTTTAAAACCTTCAGCGAAGCTTTTGCTTTCATGACGCGGGTGGCGCTAGAAGCCGAAAAAATGAACCACCATCCGGAGTGGAAAAATGTGTATAATACGGTAGAAATATGGCTTAGCACACATGATGCTGGTGATATCATTACCGAAAAAGACCGATTGCTCGCAGAGAAAATTGACCAATTACAGTAAAGCTTTGGAAGCCCCTACTCTTTATCTCACTGTATTTTGGAGCATACTGTGGCGACGGAATTAAAGAAATTGCCAAAATCATTGTTCAAAACGCCCCATCTTATTTTTCCACAATTTGTTGATATTTTCAAATACCCTATTTTTGCCGTCCTTTATAGTAATATATTATGTCGATTATACAGAAAATCCAGGACCAGTACGCCAAGGTAATGGCGGTAATCATTGCCATTGCGCTTATTGTATTTGTAATAATGCTTGCTTTTGAGAATGGCGGAACTTTATTTAGAGGCGATGTAACGACCGTGGGTAAAGTAAACGGCGAAGTAATAGACTACGACCGCTTTCGAATCCAGGTGGAGCAACAAACTATGATGTTGCAACAAAGAGGAATGGGCTCCGGAGAGGCTGTATCCCAGCAGGCACTGGAACAAGCCTGGAATGGCGAAATTGCAAGAATTTTGCTGAATCAGGAAACCGGTAAGCTGGGTATCGATGTAGGTAAAAAAGAATTGAACGATATTTTATTTGGATCCAATCCTCCTCAGGAGCTGCTTCAAGCTTTCCAGGATCCGCAAACTGGACGGTATAATCCGGCGCTGGCTCAGCAACAAATTAATCAAATAAAAACCAAAGGAACAGAAGAGCAAAAAGCGCAGCTAAATGCTTTTCTGGAACAGATGGCATTCCAGCGTTTGGCCGAGAAGTTTGATGCACTCTTCACTACAAGCATCAACTTTCCAAAATGGATGATTGAAAAGGAAAACGCACAAAACAGTCTGCTTTCCAAAATTTCTTTTGTGCGGGAACCTTATAGCAGCATTCCGGACTCTACAGTAAAAGTGACTAATGAAGACATTCAGAAATACATTGACAAACACAAAGAAGAGTTCAAGCAAACTGAAAGTCGCAGTATTAGCTATGTAGCTTTCAATGCAGAGCCTAGTGCTGCCGATAGTGCTCAAATTCGTGAAAGTCTTTTAGCGCTTAAACCAGCTTTTGATAGCGTAACAGATGTCAAAGCTTTCCTAAGAAATCAGGGGGTCAATAACTATTACGATGGTTATATCAGCGCTAATCGCATTCAAGTGCCTATGAAGGATTCCATTTTTAAAGTTGGCATAGGCAATATTTATGGACCCTACATTGATGCCGGTAATTATGTGCTGGCTAAAGTGGTGGCACAAAGAAATATTCCTGATACCGTAAAAATCAGACATATACTGGTAGGTACAATGCAAATGGATCCGCAAACTGGTCAGCAAATTCCAATCAGAGATGATTCTACCGCCAAAAAACTGGCCGATAGCATTGCACTTGCCATTCGCAACGGAGCCAATTTTGATTCTCTTGTTGTAAAATTCTCTAATGATCCAGGAAGTGTGAATAACGGTGGGGTGTATGATGGTGTGCCTTCCGGACAAATGGTTCCAGAGTTTAACGACTTTATTTTTACCAATCCAGTAGGAGCAAAAGGGGTTGTAAAAACAGATTACGGATATCACTATATAGAAATTCTTTCTCAAAAAGGTAGCAGTACTGGTTATAAAATTGCATATCTGAACAAGCCTATTGAGGCAAGTGCCGAAACCGATATGGCTGCTAACAGCCAGGCTACCAAATTTGCAGCACAGGTAAAAGACAGAAAATCTTTCGAAGAGGCCGCGGATAAATTGCAGAAAGAAAAAGGCGTTTACCGATCTGTTGCTCAGGATATTGCACCAACCGCATCTTTTGTTCCCGGTTTGGGGGCATCCCGCACCTTTGTGAAAAGTATTTATAATGCAAAACTGGGAGAAATTGTTCAGCCCGAGCGTGTAGGTGACTACTATGTTGTAGCCATTGTTACCGAAGTGAATAAAGAAGGAACCATGAGCGTAGATAAAGCAAGATTCATGGTAGAACCTTTATTGATAAACCAGAAAAAAGCTGAGCTTATCTCTCAGAAAATAGGCAAGATTACAACACTTGAAGCTGTAGCCGAAAAACTGAAAAAGCCAATTGAAGTGGCCGACAGTCTTCGTTTCAGCGGTCAGTTTGCTCAGTCAATCGGTTTTGAACCGAAGGTTATCGGAGCCGCCTTTAATAAGGAAAATGTGAACAAAGTAGTAAATGAGCCTATTGCAGGTACACAAGGTGTATATGTAGTAAGAATTGATAACCTGACTGCAACACCCGTAGAAGCAGCTAATGTAGAAGAAACTCGAAAAATGCGTTACATGCAAGGCAAACAGCAGGCGCAGTATCAAACCTTCCAGGCTCTTAAAGAGGCTGCCTCTATTAAAGACTACCGGGCTAAGTTCTATTAATAATACAATTGTAATAGTGTGATATACCAAAATCCCGACACTGTGTCGGGATTTTGCTTTTATTACAGATTGAACAAGTTGCCGGCATATATGTTAATTTAGCGTATGGATGTTATCAGAAATAAGGTAGCTGAAAGTGGCATCATTACTTTAAATCTTGAGGAATATTTGCCTAAGGAGGAAATCGTTCTTTTCGATATCAAGGATTATTTGTTTATGGAAATGATATTGAAAGAAAAGGATTTCCGTGAAGCGTTGAAGCAACACGATTGGCAGCAATATGCCGGAAAAAATGTGGGAATCATTTGTACGGCCGATGCTATTATTCCTCATTGGGCATACATGCTTATTGTAAGCTATCTGCAGCCTGTTGCACAATATGTAGCTGCAGGAGATGCAGAAGAGCTGAAAAAACGCATCCTATTGCATAATATTAATAATCTGGACACAGCATCCTTTTCAGATAAGCGCGTAGTGATAAAAGGCTGCGGGGATGTATCTATTGATGCATTTGCTTATGCAGAAATAACCCGAGTACTATTACCTGTTGTAAAAAGCCTTATGTATGGCGAGCCTTGCAGTACAGTTCCTGTATTTAAAAGAAAATAATTGTTGCGGCAGTATTAAAACCATTTTCGTTTCTTAAATAGTAACAACATCCATGCAGGAATCAGCAGCATAGCGGCCACAGCAATCCAAAATCCCCAGTGGAAGTCAGACATCGGAATATTGGTGAAGTTCATTCCAAAGATGCCACCTATAACCGTTGCCGGCGCTAATAAGCAGGTTACGATAGCCATTACTTTCATCACTTCGTTCATCTTTAGATTTACGTTATTGATATACAGGTCCTGTAGTCCCATTATCATATCGCGATAGTTTTCCACCAAATCTATAGCTTGTATGATGTGGTCGTAAACATCTTTATAAAATCGCTCGTTGAACTCCGTAAGCAAATCACTATCGCTTTTAATAAGGCCGCTGACAACATCTCTCATGGGAAACACGCTGCGTTTTAGAACGATGAGCTCTTTGCGCAAGGCATTGATATGTGCCAGTGAGCGTTTGGTGGTATGACGTATGATCTCTTCCTCCAAGTCTTCAATACTATCGCGCAACTTATCCATCACTATAAAATAATTATCCACGATGGTGTCCATCAGCGTATAGTACAGGTAATCGGCTTCCTTCCCGCGGGTTTTACTGGTAGGAAGTTTTAACCGCTCCCTTAATGAAGTGAACATGTCTCTGGTAGGATCTTCCTGAAAGGTAATAATGAAATTTTTGCCCAGTACAAGGCTAATCTGCTCATACCCCACCGATTTTCGTTCTTCGTTGTAATACAACATATGCGTCAGGCAGAAAAGAATATCATCAATCTCTTCCATTTTAGGGCGCTGATGAAGACTGAGGATATCCTCTCTAAGCAGCGGATGAATACCGTAACACTCTCCCACCTTATCCACATCATCTTTACGCAAGCCATCGATATTTATCCACACTATATGATTATCCTGTTTCAGTGTTAATACCTCTTCAACAGATATGTTTTTATACTCCCGAATATCCTCTTTATTATAAACGTACGCAGTAATGATAACGTTGGTAGCTTCTTCCCGCACAGGTACAATAGTAGGATTGACGGAAAGTATTTCTTTGGTACGTTCAGTACTGAAAAGTTCTAATAAGTTGGGGAGAAAGAGGTACTTCAGATATTTTTCCGGACGCATAATATTTGTTTTTTTAACTATGTTGTCGAAGTAAAAACAGTACTCCTTCCTCACATTGCATTACTGGCTGCTTATCAAGT encodes the following:
- the surA_1 gene encoding Chaperone SurA gives rise to the protein MSIIQKIQDQYAKVMAVIIAIALIVFVIMLAFENGGTLFRGDVTTVGKVNGEVIDYDRFRIQVEQQTMMLQQRGMGSGEAVSQQALEQAWNGEIARILLNQETGKLGIDVGKKELNDILFGSNPPQELLQAFQDPQTGRYNPALAQQQINQIKTKGTEEQKAQLNAFLEQMAFQRLAEKFDALFTTSINFPKWMIEKENAQNSLLSKISFVREPYSSIPDSTVKVTNEDIQKYIDKHKEEFKQTESRSISYVAFNAEPSAADSAQIRESLLALKPAFDSVTDVKAFLRNQGVNNYYDGYISANRIQVPMKDSIFKVGIGNIYGPYIDAGNYVLAKVVAQRNIPDTVKIRHILVGTMQMDPQTGQQIPIRDDSTAKKLADSIALAIRNGANFDSLVVKFSNDPGSVNNGGVYDGVPSGQMVPEFNDFIFTNPVGAKGVVKTDYGYHYIEILSQKGSSTGYKIAYLNKPIEASAETDMAANSQATKFAAQVKDRKSFEEAADKLQKEKGVYRSVAQDIAPTASFVPGLGASRTFVKSIYNAKLGEIVQPERVGDYYVVAIVTEVNKEGTMSVDKARFMVEPLLINQKKAELISQKIGKITTLEAVAEKLKKPIEVADSLRFSGQFAQSIGFEPKVIGAAFNKENVNKVVNEPIAGTQGVYVVRIDNLTATPVEAANVEETRKMRYMQGKQQAQYQTFQALKEAASIKDYRAKFY
- the corA gene encoding Cobalt/magnesium transport protein CorA, with the protein product MRPEKYLKYLFLPNLLELFSTERTKEILSVNPTIVPVREEATNVIITAYVYNKEDIREYKNISVEEVLTLKQDNHIVWINIDGLRKDDVDKVGECYGIHPLLREDILSLHQRPKMEEIDDILFCLTHMLYYNEERKSVGYEQISLVLGKNFIITFQEDPTRDMFTSLRERLKLPTSKTRGKEADYLYYTLMDTIVDNYFIVMDKLRDSIEDLEEEIIRHTTKRSLAHINALRKELIVLKRSVFPMRDVVSGLIKSDSDLLTEFNERFYKDVYDHIIQAIDLVENYRDMIMGLQDLYINNVNLKMNEVMKVMAIVTCLLAPATVIGGIFGMNFTNIPMSDFHWGFWIAVAAMLLIPAWMLLLFKKRKWF
- the phhB gene encoding Putative pterin-4-alpha-carbinolamine dehydratase, translating into MWQEQNNKLFKKFTFKTFSEAFAFMTRVALEAEKMNHHPEWKNVYNTVEIWLSTHDAGDIITEKDRLLAEKIDQLQ